A portion of the Lolium rigidum isolate FL_2022 chromosome 1, APGP_CSIRO_Lrig_0.1, whole genome shotgun sequence genome contains these proteins:
- the LOC124704802 gene encoding nucleolar protein 10 translates to MAAKGGGGGGVGTLKSTSINGVKLYSVTGKNYVAPWVLAKKKRSLRKDAEYQRRLELIHDLRFETATTRIKVTPDGQYVIASGIYPPQMKVFELKELSMKFERHMISEIVDFEVLGDDYSKLAFLCADRSVCLHAKYGSHYSVRIPRMGRDLAYDCWSCDLLCAASSPDLYRINLEQGRFLASLSTQSPAINVVTRSMIHGLVACGGEDGAVECFDMRRKSSVGRIDTTSSSEDIDQEVTSLQFDENQGYLIAVGSSIGKVSVYDIRMSSPLRVKDHMYGSPILNIKWHQSLNSTEPKLITADKHIVRVWDPNTGNNMTSVEPDNGSINDVCIFPNSGLMLLALDNSQIPAHFIPALGPAPKWCSHLDNLTEEMEEKQENTLYDDYKFLTEEEMERLGLSEYKNSDAVRAHLHGYVIRYDLYKKQRAKLDIMDYETLQKEMKKKKLDAQRKSRITQVVKIPKVNRQMFDNILAEEEELDADVDNVDKSSTRKKKRRLELTKSLLTDPRFDEMFKNKAYEVDVTSREYQALHPQVATAEPPLIEEHFDSVSEDEDEQDAGSSDESDSDNDIHNSKRIRLYEVKDDRHAEAFLNSVSLGGEEARPLGDRVAALERQQNSRALDKVKYGPGGSREISFIARSSRRRNDEEDEHSEEEATGNKRRSVQSLGLKQGKAEFYLFGGSRGRGGGGGGRGRGGDRGRRGGGGRGRGGGGRGGGRGEFGGGGASEFGGRGGGGGRGRGMSRGRGRGRSRGRGRD, encoded by the exons ATGGCCgcgaagggcggcggcggcgggggcgtggGCACGCTCAAGTCCACCTCCATCAACGGGGTCAAGCTCTACTCCGTCACCGGCAAGAACTACGTCGCGCCCTGGGTCCTCGCCAAGAAGAAGCGCTCCCTCCGCAAGGACGCAG AGTACCAGCGGAGGCTGGAGCTGATCCATGACCTCAGGTTCGAGACCGCCACCACCAGGATCAAGGTCACCCCCGACGGCCAGTATGTCATCGCATCAG GTATTTACCCCCCACAGATGAAAGTCTTTGAGTTGAAGGAACTGTCAATGAAGTTCGAGAGGCACATGATTTCAGAAATTGTGGATTTCGAG GTCCTTGGTGATGACTACTCAAAACTCGCATTCTTGTGTGCTGATCGTTCTGTATGCTTGCATGCAAAGTATGGAAGTCACTATAGCGTGAGAATTCCAAG AATGGGAAGGGACTTGGCCTACGATTGCTGGTCTTGTGACTTGCTATGTGCTGCTTCATCACCAGATCTATATAGAATCAACTTAGAGCAG GGACGATTCCTCGCATCTCTTTCTACCCAATCACCAGCAATAAATGTTGTTACACGGAG TATGATCCATGGGCTTGTTGCTTGTGGTGGTGAGGACGGTGCAGTTGAGTGCTTTGATATGAGGAGAAAGTCTTCTGTTGGCAGAATTGATACAACTTCTTCTTCTGAAGATATTGATCAG GAGGTCACATCTTTGCAATTCGATGAAAATCAAGGGTACCTTATTGCAGTAGGGAGCAGCATAGGAAAG GTATCGGTATATGATATACGCATGTCTTCTCCTCTGCGAGTCAAGGATCACAT gTATGGCAGCCCAATTTTAAATATCAAATGGCACCAGTCACTTAATTCTACTGAACCTAAATTGATAACTGCTGATAAGCATATAGTACGGGTTTGGGATCCTAATACA GGAAATAACATGACTAGCGTCGAACCTGATAATGGTTCTATCAATGATGTTTGCATCTTCCCGAATAGTGGTTTAATGCTATTAGCCCTGGACAACAGCCAGATACCTGCCCACTTTATTCCTGCACTTGGCCCTGCTCCAAAGTGGTGCTCCCATCTTGATAACCTAACT GAGGAGATGGAAGAGAAACAAGAAAACACATTATATGAcgattacaagtttttgactgaaGAAGAGATGGAACGATTGGGTCTCTCTGAGTACAAAAACAGTGATGCTGTCAGAGCACATTTACATGGATATGTCATACGCTACGATCTATATAAGAAG CAACGGGCTAAACTTGATATTATGGATTATGAGACTCTTCAAAAAGAGATGAAGAAAAAGAAACTAGATGCGCAAAGGAAATCTCGTATAACG CAAGTTGTCAAAATACCAAAGGTTAACCGGCAAATGTTTGACAATATACTTGCAGAGGAAGAGGAATTGGATGCTGATGTGGATAATGTTGATAAATCTAGCACcaggaagaagaaaagaagattaGAATTGACCAAGTCACTATTGACAGATCCGCGTTTCGatgaaatgtttaaaaataag GCCTACGAAGTCGATGTAACCTCAAGAGAATACCAAGCACTCCATCCTCAAGTGGCTACAGCGGAGCCTCCTCTAATTGAGGAACATTTTGATAGTGTCAGTGAGGACGAAGACGAACAAGATGCTGGTTCTTCTGATGAGTCTGACAGTGACAATGACATTCATAATTCGAAGCGTATAAG GTTGTACGAAGTCAAGGATGATCGCCATGCTGAAGCGTTCTTGAACAGTGTCTCCCTTGGCGGTGAGGAAGCTCGGCCCCTTGGAGATAGGGTAGCTGCACTGGAAAGGCAACAGAACTCCCGTGCACTTGATAAGGTGAAGTACGGACCTGGTGGCTCACGAGAAATCTCGTTCATCGCTAGAAGCTCAAGAAGGCGcaacgacgaagaagatgaacacAGCGAAGAAGAGGCTACAGGTAACAAGAGGAGAAGCGTGCAATCCCTGGGGTTGAAGCAGGGCAAGGCCGAGTTCTATTTGTTTGGTGGAAGCCGTggcagaggtggcggcggaggtggtcgcGGCAGAGGAGGCGACCGCGGTAGAAGAGGCGGAGGCGGTCGTGGCAGAGGAGGCGGAGGCAGAGGTGGCGGCAGAGGCGAGTTTGGAGGCGGAGGTGCAAGCGAATTTGGAGGCAGAGGCGGAGGGGGAGGCAGAGGCAGGGGTATGAGCAGGGGCAGGGGTAGGGGCAGGAGCAGAGGAAGGGGAAGGGACTGA